Genomic DNA from Osmia lignaria lignaria isolate PbOS001 chromosome 6, iyOsmLign1, whole genome shotgun sequence:
ATTTATATGTGAATATGTAACTATATAACTGTACAAATGGAACTTATTTCGTTCCCCACTTATATAACAGTAAGTGATCATTGTACTACATTCATTCACCACAAGTTATTTGATTAATGATATATGAAGCATATCGTCAGCATTACGAGAACATCACATCAAACAAGTTCTATctgaaattattcatttacaatttgtttaaatatataaaggaattatttctataaaaatatgcaaattttatCCATCGCCGCACcccaaaaataaatttcaaatttttaaaaacgttGGACCCTTTTGCGTTAACTTCAATAATTtcttagaaataaattaaaactccTTTCATTCCGATTTTCGCTTTCTTGATTTTAACAGATGCAATATCGAGCATGATAAGtttccctaggaaaaatggcaGGAAAAAGGAATGTTCAAAATCCTAATTTGAGGTACTAATTTAACtggatataatttttaattattaaatatgataCAATATAACATATGTATTAAATTTCAAGATTCCgaaactaaaatttcaaaatttttttaatctgagaaattcaaatttaaaagttctaaagaaacaaattaaaaattttaaaatattaggaGTAAAATATTCCCGGGTAAACGTTTATACACGAGTGGTAGAGCTTTTTcttcctatatcgccattttgcCTAGGCAAACCTCGTATGTTCTATACTGTACAGAATTATTCGTTTAAACaatattcaatttattacatagaaagtAAGAACTAAAATAATATAAGTTGATGTAAAAATTGCACATGATACTGACGACACGATCACTTAAATTCAGTTTCTCATAAAGAATTGGCAGTTATAGCCTGGACACAATTACTGTCCAAAATAGAGCGAAAATGGTAGACATTTTATCCAGCActatcctttttttcttttatccctTCATAAATCGAGTGCACAGGACTGAGAATAAAAGACAAGGTTAAGGTAATCTAGTGGCTATATTAACCTTTTCATTATCTATTTGAAGAACTCTTGAAAAGTCTTTTCCATTTCAAAGATTATGTAATACTTTCCCAGAGAATCTTATAATAGTATGAAAAGGTGAACCGTATTATACTATTAAGCAAATTTCcgataaattgttcaatttcttttatatctatatatataaaattcattcgagacttgaaaatattattgcaaGGCATGTttatgaaggatgaaaatagcACGCAGCGAGTGCAAATTAGCATCAGTAATTAATACAAAAGTACTTTACATTTAGCCTGATGATAATaggatttcaattttttaataaattcaaaattcagTAACGATATATGTGTTGCCACAGATCATATATATATCTAACACGTAAATCACTCAATGACATGCTCTATTTATGTCTCTTGTCAGCTTTCTTGATTTATCACAGCTGGGGCTAAAACGACAAGAAAGGAACCTTGTCCGGTACGCCCTGAAAACGAAGCTGGTGCAGATCTCTATTCCACGTAATCCCACCAATCCTTTTCATAACCTTCGTGAACATGCTCCAAAAGCACCTTCCTTCGACTATCGcaatatctttaaaaaaaaaatttattttacaatattagaattttattatttttcatataaagaTAATTATAACTTACCTATATTTATCCTGAACTTTCTGTTTAATGTCAGCAAGATTTTCACTTGTAATATCTCGTTCTAAATACTCGGAAAGACGTTCTGTAGTGCCCTCTAAATCTTTTTGGTTGTCCTCAAAAATCACAGATTGGTTATTCTTTCGCACGTAGTAAGCAAAAACGTAAGTATACATAAGTGTCTGTCTACAAGAACACAAGATATCTACTGCtttctttaaaaattgtacCTAGAAATGATATaagaatgtaaataattttttcaataagATAGTTTTGAATTTCGATAGGGTAGGCCAGGTCCCTTATGTTTATAAGCAGTCTCAAATGTTTAATACAGTTTACATCTTGGGGGGTACCTAGCTTACTCTACCCTCTACCTAGTGGCCCCAACAATTAATTCTACCTCAATCCAAGACATGTTATGCTGCTGCATCTCTTCCATTTTTTCCTTCACACTCGCGTAGAGTTTACTTTCGAATTTCAGTGACTGCATATGATTCATATATCTATTGCAATAAAATAAGTATCTTTGTAACGCAGATCGTGATTTTTCTTGAGCATCTCTAGCTGCCTTAGCCTCTTCTTCATCATAACGATTACAATTATACCAACTAGAACCATGTGGTTCCCAAGGTCCAAGACACACCCAACAAAAATCAGTTTTACAATTTTGATTTTTGCACACCATATGATTACATCCACCGTCCTTTTCAATAGTAACATTACATTTCGGACACTCTTTTGTATTCGCGGCGATCCAGTTTGATGTTTCGGAATCATCATCACACTTCTTAATCCATTTACGCAGTAAATGACATTTCACGGGATCATGCCAATTCTCACCGCAATGGAAACAAAATGTGTGTCCACATTTACAAGTGACTGGTCTTGCTTCTACATACTGTACTTTTATAGCGTTATTACAGTCTGGAGATGGACACCACCTTAATAACCTATTACACTGTAACATAATTCAATTagtataatagaaaatttttttttaataaataagagtatTCATATTTACTTCGACAAAACTATTAGTTATTAGGTGTTGATACTTCAGTTTAACTCTTGGATCTTTCACAAGACGCATCACACTGGCATCGTCAACTAAAATGTCACAGGCATGCGCTGCACACGCTATCGTTTGACCCACTCCTTCTTCCATTATTTTAGTGGTGAGATACTCTCCCCAGCAACCAGTACAAAAGCGATGGCCACATTCAAGACCAGTCATCATCTAATTTTGGTTAAAAACAAGTAATTTGAACACAAACATCAGCACATTATATCTGATTGAGTATTATGTATACATACTGCAGATGGTTGCACTGTGAAACAGATTCCACATTCTTCTGTACCATTTGTTGATGTTCTTCGAGACTGTAAATATGATTTTGGTTATTTATGTTACATGCATAATATGCAAAAAAATATTAGTGTAACTAGCATTTTTTCCTAGATGGACTAGGTaccttagaaatttagaaatattttaattctgaaattctaaaattttagagtctgatcttaattttttaaaataggtGGGAGACCAGATCCATTCCCATTTAGTTACACAAAtggatagaaaaataaatattaatcacCAGAGAACTCTGTGATGATCGATTTCTATTTAATGGACCCTTTCTGAATGGATTAATGACTCTTGCTTCtgcaaataatttttcttgATCACCATCATAAAAGCGTTCCATTAATTTCTCTTTATCCCACTTGAAATGATTTAGTAAGATGCGAGTAGTTGTTGCTGGTATCTACAATTAAATCACACAATATTTCAATTACATCTATATAAGACccacaatttttttcttttgtttcttaacCTACTTCCACAACAATGTTGACTTCCTTAATGGAGTCAACCATATGCTGCACTATTTCTTCTGTAGACAAAACTTCAAAAGGATAATCATCAACATCCGTTGCCCTTTCTCTTGGATTTCCAGCTTCTATTTCCATCGCAAAATCCACATCATCCCCACTGGATTCATTACCAGAATCAACATCATCATACATTTCCTCTTCAGAATCCATTATAATCCCTCTGATTTATTTAGCAATCAATGTACAAATATATCCTTTTATTCTATCTATTTTGCACCTGTGTAAAAAATTGTTATGCCTCAAACTCCATTTTGTTGCAAACAATGAAAGCACCACAATTAAATGAAAACAGAAGGTTTCAGAAGTTTTCgagtaattatgaaaaatatagtTGTATCCAATGGATATTAAGAAATGTATCGCACCTGTACCCGCGAAATACTGTTGTATCGGAACAAGGTGAAAACAGCTTATGTTTCAGTACATGACGTCATCATTCTCTACTTCCCGAATAAAGGAAGAAGCATTATCGTCCATTTCTCATTACTTACACTATCGATGAAATATCACAGAATGACAAGAACAACACGAATCCTTCGATAATATGAACGACTGAAACTTCAGAAAGTTTTCGAGCGACATAAACGAGAATAAAATCAGCTGCCAAAACATCCGAGTTGAACTCCGGCAGCTGATACACCGAACGCTATTATCACGGCAGAAACGATGAATGAGCTATCGTGCTCTCAGCCAATCAGAATGCTTCTATGTAAACGTCAACCAATGACGGCTCTCTGTTTATCGCGGTGATTTTTTACATTgttctttaattacttttaatgcTTTGTTTTAGTATTCAGTAGTTATACGattgataaattgaaataataaagtatACGATAAATTATAGCAAAATGTAATTATAACCTTACAAAAATTATAGATATATACTAATTGGAACTTATAGCGGGAATTTTGAATGAGAATTACTTTCatagataaatatttaaatacagcACACTTTCATTTTAATCACATATTTAACCGCTTTGCAAACATTATAATGTATGTAAATAGTTATATTGCAAgccataataattatattgatttTGTGTAATGTAAACAGTTTAAAAACATAATCAATGATTTCAACAAACATGAAATACACCTTGCACAATATCTAATATTTACAAAGTTATTACCATTCAAAATCTTTTCATCCATCGCACTGGACAAATCAGTAGGCTAATCCATAAGTAAATCTATACTGCTCCATTTGCTGTGATAAACGGAACGAGCTTATAGCTCGAGCACTGCTGTCACGTCCATAGTAATGCGGTACGGATGCCCTTTTTTCCTAACGATTCAGCCAAATactttgttattttatattcgCTTTTTCTAGTTGGAATTAAAGTTTGGTGATTGGTGAACAAGAATAAACACAAAATTTCACGTAATACTATCCGAGGAAGTGAAAATCTATCAGTGACGCGACAACGAAATGTCCTCGTCGCCAACTAACGTTTTACTGGCTCTAGTCAACTACTTGAAGTGTGCTCCTTGTGCGACACAGCTGATACATGGGCGTCTCTATGAAGGAtgctattttaataaatttatttccaaagaaaaatttaatcctgcaattaattgtaaattaaattaaatatatacaaacCCATGAAATATActcaatataatttttttaaagcatataatttataaattataatttttttttactttacttcaaattgttaaaattatCTTTGTTATATAGtaagattgaaattaataaaaactttatAAAAGTGacgttatattattatttacacgTTATAAATTTCTTCTTACCTTATTTAAAACTATTCAAATTACATTTATTATGTAACAAGATTAGAATAAATAGAGATTTAGCAATAACTGAAATAGTATTTCTATTAATACTAATCGTATAAGAATTTTTGTTTCTGACGTATGTTTGTTTATATGTAAAgaatatttagaaattaatGATAATATTGAAGTCTTACGCCATTGCGAATATGAACGATAAGCAGCAACCTCACACTGTTCCGTCAAAATTAAAGCTAACCCTATAGTGTTGTAATATTTGAGGTAAATGTCGGAGTGAATTACACGGTTATCGGGCAAAATGAGTTTGCCCAGTTCGAGTGATTATTGTTTGTTAGAAAAAATCGGCTCAGGAAGTTATGCAACTGTTTACAAAGCATTTAAAAAGGTAAGTACATTTTGTGGTTCGATGCGGTATACAAAACATATGACAAAACAGTATTGTAGCTAGATTAACTGGTGCCGCgattttttccttttaaattatgcagtttgttatatttattaaattaattacatatttttatttaaatttttattttttattttattgaccTATAAAAGTAATTCGTATTCTAATTTTCTTCCCTTCTGCAAATTTGCATAATTTCCTCTACTtctattttcataattattccAATGGAAACAATTGTTTGTTATTTgtagtaaaaattttaattagtaacgCATAGTATGCTTATAGCTTTAGTACCttttttatgtataatataatacataatacttTATTTCTCTTTGCTTACACTTAAAGTAGAATACTCCAATGCCATAATATATAGGTCGGTAAGTGATTATGTATTAGACGGATAATTTAGTAACACTCTAACACGGGTGTGAAGTCGATAATTTATAACCGTATCTGcccaataattaaatatttatatttgaatttaatttttaatatgttcAAATTGATTTGAatagaataatgaaaaattaatgaatctTCCACGTGTACCGATTACCGTGAATTTTAGATACGTTACGCACGATAAATTCAAAGTTACGACATAAAAAAATATCTATAAGAAAAGGCGCtccccctccgatttcgataactaaaatatgttgtaaaatttaacattttaagcaacttttttcctctaagaTATATGTCGGACTTGATTAATTTACGCGAAAATATATTGTTATTACCACAGCGAATTCCGCCTATACGTATGCATCCGTAGCCACGTGTGCGTCGGCTCGCTTGCCTACCGTTTGTTTTAAGCAGCACCATATGATCCGGTTCCTATTCGTACAATGGGTgaactgaaaaatcaaattatgaCGTTTGACTCAAGTGGCTGGCCACCGAAAAGCGAccggaatattaatatagtataatataatacaacctaacctaacgTAACCTAACCAATCATTGTGCACCACAATGTATAATACTAACGTTGACGGAATATaattttttccattatttatacATCTAGGTTAAATCAGGCGGCCGGCCACGCAAGTCCAATGACAAAATGATTGAAATTAGTTAACTTTGAGTTTAAGTTCACCCGTTGTATGGACAGTAGCCGGGCCATGTGGTCCTgacagaaacagtagagaagcGAGGGTTGCTTGCCGACGTGCACACAGCCACGGACATATACGTATACAGGGGAAGTTCAATGCATTAGTACtcatagtttttcacgaatatctcgcaaactactcAAGTTCGACATATAGCTTAGaagaaaaaagttgcttaaaatgttgaattttacaacatatttaaaaatcatcgaaatcgtagGGGAatagcttttctacaagttcactacatttttaaatttcaattcataataattaaaacaaaaatatttgtatagaAACAAAGCATTCCAACACTTACGTTAAACTATAAATATGTCCCTTTTATACAGTGGCCGCTTATATTGTAATCTATCATATCATCAGTATTATACAAATAATCACGTTAAAAGTATATTCCACGTAGTCGATCGAAGATTGCACGAAACCATAAACAAACCTTTGCACCAGTTTTTTTCCCCTGTTTCGTCGGTTCACTATTGATTTATATTAGCGAGTCATGGAGTCAAGTGCAActtgtttaaatacattttaatgACTGAACTTTGGCCACCGAATGACACCGTTTATTTGAGAGGTAGCCAGAAAGATGGTCGTTGCATTgaagagtgaaaaaaaaaaaccaaagtAAGTTTATCTCAAGGCGACTTAACGCATGCTATTGTTGGTTGGTTTTGTAGGATGGATGCCGAGAGGTAGTCGCAATCAAATGTGTAGACAAATCGTCGCTTTCCAAGTCGGCTATCGATAATCTCGTGACCGAGATCAATCTCCTAAAGATACTGAAGCACGAGCATATAGTGGAAATGAGAGATTTTTTCTGGGACGATGGGTTAGTCGATTGTCCAAGTTACAGTATTTTAGCCccttaatccttgaacagcggagtctgggtcaatcgtgacctagACTTAAAAAACGTATAATAGGgtattaacttaaaattaaatgtataatttttcaagCAAAAGGGGTTCATatgttagaagaataattttttaaggaacactgtaaaatttagaaaatgaaaataatatgaaatatgataTTAAATTAGGAGGGTTAAtcctttgaaaatgaaatattcctTAGCTTGACACAATATACTCTCAGAGCTGTTCCTAACACTGAGCAATCGGGGCACTTGCCCTGGATTTTACAATTTATACTTTTAAAATACTAAAaccataaaattttacaataaatgataaatacaaaatatacgTGTTACATTATACAGAGAGTCGAGAAGTAATTTGTATTTCTAATACTTATAAAATCATTAGATTGATTctctaattattttaaacaacatAGAACGTGTTTATCACTTCTATATAACGCAGGCACATATACATCGTGATGGAATACTGTAACGCCGGTGATTTATCGAGCTTTATAAGGAAGAAGCACAAGCTACCCGAGCAGATTTGTCGTAGATTCTTACAACAGCTCGCGCTAGCTTTGAAATATCTACGCAATCACAATGTCTCTCACATGGACTTAAAACCGCAGAACTTGTTACTAACCAGAAAGCCACATTTGGTACTAAAACTCGGAGGTTCGTTTCATTGATTCCAATCATAGTTATTCcacgatttttcttctttcctgttTCGTTTCAGATTTTGGTTTCGCTCAGTATCTTTCGAATTCGGAACAAAAGTTTACCATCCGTGGTTCTCCTTTGTACATGGCGCCAGAGATTTTATTAAAACACAAATATGATGCTCGTGTTGATTTGTGGAGCGTTGGCGTGATTATGTACGAATGTCTTTTCGGCAAAGCTCCGTATTCTAGCAGTAGTTTTCAGGAATTAGCTGAAAAGATCAAGGACAAGCGACCTATTGAGgtgattttattataaatctatTTTTCACAATGAACCACTGTTAGGTACTCCAAGTAATTCGTACGGTTTCcccttaacctaacctaacataaGTCCACTTTACCGTTAGGTTTGCAGATTAGTTTTATTGCTTTACCTGCTTTTATGTATATAAGGacaataaaatttaatgaatcaaACTCTACTTTATATTgggcaaataaataaataaatgtagtgctaaaaaatatttcattgttgagtaaaaaattctaaaacatAGTTTTAGACCGGAGTAAGTAAATGGAAAGGTAAGTAGCTGCTCGATAATTCAAAAGCCTTTGGCGTTTTATAAATGGATCTTTCTAAGAAACGGACAATTATCAAGCGCCAATGAGATGCATGCTTTTATTCGCGACGCATTTGTCCTGTCACATAGGTATGCACTTATTGGCTAACTAGACAAGGGAGTGAAGCGCATGCGCGTATGTAAGTAATGCGTGTGCGCAGAACGTATACGTGAGTAATGACCTGAACACACGAACAAAGAGTGTTTTTcacagggaattatcgagcacCTAGTGAAGTAAAAGAATCCACTTATAATACTATATTAATGTAAACTATTAGATACATAATTAGTGTAGTACTAAAACCTAATTTAAATTGGTGCAGTAAATGGTAGAGCATACTAAAGCTTATAATTGGTTCATATTGGTAGAATAAATGGTAGAACAACCACAAAAAGCAATAAAACTAAAACTGATAGAATAAGTAAAGTTGATAGAAAAATCTTTGTGCTATACTTGTATAAGTCATTAGATAAATAGCTAGTGTAGTACTAaagcataatttaaattaatatagtaAATAGTAGAATCCATGCTGTTTgacaaattatatattttatgcgCTGACTACTAACccgtaatttatttttctcctgcacttagtttttgaaaaatttaattaacacgttcgctgccgGATCGGAGAAGCTGGACGATTGCTGTGTGCCATAACGTTTAAGTTTTGATGATTTAGCACGCGATATCGCATCGGAAATCtaacacgcgatatcgcgtgaacggcagcgaacgcgttaaaaagtaaagaaaatacaaattttccACTAATCATGAATTTCATAAACAATACTATATAAATAATACAGTTTTTTTTACTAGAAAAAcaatttctcttttattataaactatAGCTACCCAAAGGATCATATATATCACCCGAATGCAAAGATTTATTGATGTCCTTATTGAAGCACAACCCCGAAGAAAGGATAACATTCGATGACTTTTTTGCCCATGATTTTCTGGACTTGTCTCATGCTCCTACAAGGGAAAATTATGATAAGGCGGTAGAATTAATACAAAAAGCTGTGAAATTGGATAGTGAGAAAAACTCCAAAGAAGCTTTTCATCTTTATTGCGAAGCTCTTAGATattttattcctattcttaCAAGTAAGAATGAGTATAtgattatgaataattaaatacacaATTATTCCTATGAAGACTGATGTTATGGAATTGAGACGGTAGACAGATGCAGGGCCCATTTTGACCCATCACTAAAATGTCATTAAATGCAATATATTTTCATCTGTGTGTTCAACCCTTTACTTACTGGGAGCTTATTAAATAAGACTTTTCGACACCAATGGTTGTTAACGAAAAaccaattaataatattttgattGTTATAAATTAATCTACAATTCAGTTGAGCTAAACACCGTGGGttgagcacgcgatatcgcgtgaacgCAACGAACATATTATTTTCAAGGACGGAGAGGTTGTTATATATATTTCATGCAgagaatacttttattttattcgtgaactttataaataaactttCTATGCATATATTGTACATTTAGTTGGATCAAATTGACTCTGCATCCACGGTACGAAGGTTGAAAgtacataatttaaattcacTTTATTAGGTGAGACAGACttgaaacgaaaagaaacgtTAAGATCCCATGTTAATGATTATATTAGAAGAGCAGAGATACTTAAAGCATCATATTTAGATGACGATAGCGATAAAGTGAAGTGTGCACGAGTAGAGGATAAAGGAAGTTCTTCGTCGATTCGATGGATACCATTCTTGAACAGAGGAACTTCGTTTGTGTATCAAGAGCTACGTCTGTATAAAAATCTTTATAATACGataattcttttaataaaatatacaaattatcgAACAAATGTTGAATTCCACTTAAAAATACAGAAAgtgttcattattattttttaattaaagcatTACCCCGTATTAACGTTGTCTGTTATcaggaaatataaaaaatacatattcGATTTTTCAACACTCCTTAGGTAACGCACGAtttggaatttaaatttaattttaaattcatactcgttttcctttttg
This window encodes:
- the ari-1 gene encoding E3 ubiquitin-protein ligase ariadne-1 translates to MDSEEEMYDDVDSGNESSGDDVDFAMEIEAGNPRERATDVDDYPFEVLSTEEIVQHMVDSIKEVNIVVEIPATTTRILLNHFKWDKEKLMERFYDGDQEKLFAEARVINPFRKGPLNRNRSSQSSLSRRTSTNGTEECGICFTVQPSAMMTGLECGHRFCTGCWGEYLTTKIMEEGVGQTIACAAHACDILVDDASVMRLVKDPRVKLKYQHLITNSFVECNRLLRWCPSPDCNNAIKVQYVEARPVTCKCGHTFCFHCGENWHDPVKCHLLRKWIKKCDDDSETSNWIAANTKECPKCNVTIEKDGGCNHMVCKNQNCKTDFCWVCLGPWEPHGSSWYNCNRYDEEEAKAARDAQEKSRSALQRYLFYCNRYMNHMQSLKFESKLYASVKEKMEEMQQHNMSWIEVQFLKKAVDILCSCRQTLMYTYVFAYYVRKNNQSVIFEDNQKDLEGTTERLSEYLERDITSENLADIKQKVQDKYRYCDSRRKVLLEHVHEGYEKDWWDYVE
- the Aduk gene encoding unc-51 like kinase 3 homolog Aduk isoform X2, coding for MSLPSSSDYCLLEKIGSGSYATVYKAFKKDGCREVVAIKCVDKSSLSKSAIDNLVTEINLLKILKHEHIVEMRDFFWDDGHIYIVMEYCNAGDLSSFIRKKHKLPEQICRRFLQQLALALKYLRNHNVSHMDLKPQNLLLTRKPHLVLKLGDFGFAQYLSNSEQKFTIRGSPLYMAPEILLKHKYDARVDLWSVGVIMYECLFGKAPYSSSSFQELAEKIKDKRPIELPKGSYISPECKDLLMSLLKHNPEERITFDDFFAHDFLDLSHAPTRENYDKAVELIQKAVKLDSEKNSKEAFHLYCEALRYFIPILTSETDLKRKETLRSHVNDYIRRAEILKASYLDDDSDKVKCARVEDKGSSSSIRWIPFLNRGTSFVYQELRLNS
- the Aduk gene encoding unc-51 like kinase 3 homolog Aduk isoform X1, whose translation is MSLPSSSDYCLLEKIGSGSYATVYKAFKKDGCREVVAIKCVDKSSLSKSAIDNLVTEINLLKILKHEHIVEMRDFFWDDGHIYIVMEYCNAGDLSSFIRKKHKLPEQICRRFLQQLALALKYLRNHNVSHMDLKPQNLLLTRKPHLVLKLGDFGFAQYLSNSEQKFTIRGSPLYMAPEILLKHKYDARVDLWSVGVIMYECLFGKAPYSSSSFQELAEKIKDKRPIELPKGSYISPECKDLLMSLLKHNPEERITFDDFFAHDFLDLSHAPTRENYDKAVELIQKAVKLDSEKNSKEAFHLYCEALRYFIPILTSETDLKRKETLRSHVNDYIRRAEILKASYLDDDSDKVKCARVEDKGSSSSIRWIPFLNRGTSFVYQELRTLSKTTPSMADALEIGEVAEQYLAEGNYALALEKFQACLGILVPLLGKEPAGRRRDLLHKQVQLWMKEAESTKGLLATKEMEEFTQHVMATSIVGVQIV